The Peromyscus eremicus chromosome 2, PerEre_H2_v1, whole genome shotgun sequence genome includes the window CCTGCTCCGCACTTCCCAGGTCTTGTTGCCAGCCAGCCTTGCTCACTGGCCTCCTGCTTACTTCTCCCCATCTTCAAAACGTTTTCTGCCTCCTGGGGGCCCACAGCTGACACATCCATTCCTTGAACTGGTAGATTTCCTTTGAGTGATGTGAGATGATAATGTGAACAAATAAATGAGTAGGCGAGTGAGACGACAGATTTGTGAATTAGAGTAAGTGAGTGAATGGATGAGTGAGGGAGGGAATGCATGGGCCAGGCTTCCTAGCATGTGTATCCTGGGAGGATGAAGTCCCCCTGGGTGGAGGATAGTTCTTGAGGGAATAATAACAGGTGAACCACCCTAGATGTCATAACAAAGTACCACAACCAGGCAGATTCACATATCAGAATTTCCTCACCCATGAGAAGGCTGATGTCTGAAGTCAAGCAGTCACCTGGCTTGTTTCTTCTGGGGGCTCTGGGAAGGATGCTTCTGGCCTGGTGTAGCTTCTGGTGGCTATAGGCTTTGACCTCTTTGTATGGTGCTGTGTCCTTCTGCAGGATTCTTGCACACCCACTGGCAGACTGTCCTTGTTGTGGTTATCAACTGGTACCTGCAGTTCTGCACCCAGCCCGCCCTGGGTGAAGTGGCAGGAGCATCTGACCGATCTCCATCTCCCTTCTGAACCCAGCTTATCACAGAGGTGCAGTGGCAGAGCCAGCCCCAGCCTTAGCAACCCAGAGCCGCTTGAGACAAGTAACTAAACACATTGTGATATTCAGATGGAGGCTATGCTGTGCGGTGGCCCATAGTTGATGGAATATAGGGGATACCTTGGCCAGATCCTTGCTTCAATTGTGCTTAGTCTCCAGCATGAGTCTGGGCCTCTGAGTCTCCTAGGGAACATGCTCCTGACAGTTCTACTTGCCAAATCCTGAGCtgtcctctagaggagcagctGAGATTTGAGGTGCTTTGAGTCTAGCTCCAAGGCAGAATACACTGTAGAGTATAGGACACTGGATGCTGTCCACACATGGAATACCTTCTCATTCAAATATTgtcctccttcctgcctgtgcCTGGAATACCACATCAGTTAGTCTGACTTAAGGCTTATTCATGTGAACAGTCAATTACTATATTGGCCCCTATAAgtcctcttctgcagtgtttccCCTTGTCTTTAGAGAACTCCTTTTAAGATAGATGATACATATGCAAATGAGCATCAGTTTACTATGCCTGGGAGAAcattacagttttctttttaaaagggagTAAGTAAGGTTACTTTGAAGATAGCCCAGTCAGTAAAGTTGTTTATACACAAGTATGAGAACtcaaattcaatccccagtacccacacaaaagtcagacacagagggactagagagatgtcccagtagttaagagcactggctactcttccagaggacatggcttcaattcccagtaccaacatAGTTATGGAGTAGTTTCCTGGAGACTGAAGTATTTCATCCTTCAGAGAAGCCCTtaaacaggaaggtaaacaaaggagctccaggaagtccctgaaactgaccagactcaCTAAGCCCCACCCtgacagaggaagaaacaaagactGCTGAGAGTCACCCTCAGGTGAAAAGAGCCAAGCTTGCAAAGAAGATTCTCGAGACCagacagctgcctggaagaagcaaaaACCAGTTCAGTTGCCAGGAAGAAGTTTAGGTCAGttcagtcacttggaaaggacactctccaacctgttgagctgcctacaggctgtgcagtgtgctccaggttcccagcttttgtgatcTGTCACCCTTGCTGGGATGGGCTTTAGTGATGTAGCTGTCTTTGATCATTTCTgcccctgtaagtaacccctcacctataTTTCTGTAAGTAGCCCCAATAAAACATGGTTTGCCAAGTTGGTCTTTGGTGGTAACAGTACTTTGGTCTGTCGTGGGATCCCTTTCTGGGGCGAGTAGACCTGTGTGTAGCATCTCCCCGGGAAAAGTTTTGTCTCACAACATTGGTGTCAactcctaactccagttccaggggatctgacaccctcttctgaacttctCCTGCATCAGGCACAGATGTGATACTCATCATAcctgcaaacaaaacactcacacatatacatatatctaaaaatatatctaaaatattttttaaaaagtcagacatGGAGGCATGCATTGTGATCCCAGTGCTAATGGAGGCAGACACAAGATTATTTCTGGGACTTGATGTCCAGCCTGTCTAACCTAAGCAGTGAGCTCTAGGCAAATCCatgagagactgcctcaaaatGCAAAGTGGACAAGCTCCTTGGGAATGATACCCAACActgacttctggcttcctcatGCATGTATATGACTGGCACACATAACACACAGGGGCAGGAAGGACGGGGAAGGGATCTtaggatttctctgtattttccatTTCTCTGCCAATTATGTTTTAGGAGAAGTCCACCAAATGCATGCGGAAATTCCCTTCACGCATCAGCTATTCAACTGTTACTTTACTGATGGCCATTAACTTTGTTTCCAGTATTTTGCCTCCAAACAATGATGCTATAAACATCCTTGAaagtgaaaacaaacactatcactCATGGAGGTGTAGAGAGCCCTGAACCCCTGATATCTGCTCCCAGATTCATGGCCACCATCCCATGCAGAGGACAGAGGCTCCACACTGTGTGGCTGCCTGGCCTCAGGACAACCCTGTTCTGCCTAACAAGGACCTCCAGGTGAGGGCTCTTTGAACTGTCAGGACAGAATGACATTTAGACCTGCTCCTCAGCCTCCTGCTACCTGACACTGTCAGGAAGCTCTCGGTCCTGCCTGACACCCTTAAGATGcatttccccagccctgctgAATACAGCCTTTGGCCTCTGCAGCTGGACAGCGCAGGGTTCTCTCAAAAGAAGCGGCAGGGACAAGGGGTGTGGATAGAACCTCCACAAAGTCAAAAAGGATTCTGCTAGGGCAAAGAGCTTGCCACATAGCCCTGGAGAGATGGGAACGGGAGGACccctggccggccagcctagcctaatcggCCAGCACCAGGTCCCAATGAGACACTCTTGTCTCAGAAAGCAAGGTTGTTCCTGAGGAAGGATACCAGAGGTCCACACACAGGCACTGCACCCACCCACAAGTGACCACACCTATGCAAGTGCGTGTAtgtacccacacactcacactcactcaaaGCAATTCTTCTACCTCAGAGAATGAAGCAAGCTTGACACAGTCAAATGCTTCACCATTCATCTTTATTTGAATATGCTGCTGAGGCCATGGGAGAGCTCACTTCCCATGGGTGTCCCTTGTGAGGGACAGTGTGGTCACTGGAAGCATGGAGTCCTTCAGAAGCACCGTCTCTGGACCACAGATGGCCCAAACTCCTTGAAGTCTACGGCAGTGATCCACATCTGCTTAAAGCTGCTCAGAGAGGTGACGATGGAGGCTCCGATCCATGTGGAGAACCAGCGGTCAGGAGGTGCTGTGATCTTGATGGGGACTCCCTTGGAAGCCAGCTGCTCCAGTTCCCTCAGGAGCCTGTCATCCAGCCCCTGAAACAGCGTGGTGCCCCCTGACAGGACAATCTCCCCGAAGAGTGTCTTCTGTATGTCAGCATCACACTTGGCTATGCTGTTGGATGCCATCTGTGCCAGCCCTGGGCCATGGGTGCCCAGCTGGTCTGGAGAGAACAAGACCTCAGGAGCCTGGTACAACTGATCTCCGATGTAGATGACATTCCCATCAGGCAATTTGTACTCCCTCAAGACGTCTTCTGCCCGTCGAGAGAGCTCCTCCTCAGGCTCCAGGGCCACGTAGCATAGTTTCTCCTTGATGTCATCCACCAGGGTCCTGTCCAGTGGGCATGGAAAGGCTCTCCCACTGGTCAGGAGGAGCTGAGTGAGGAGCTCCGTGATGTCCTTGCCAGCCACATAAAGTTTGCTGACTGCATGAGGTAAGGAGTAACCCTCAAAGATAGGGACAGTGCAGGTGACCCCATCCCCGCTGTCCACCACCAGGCCTGTGACACAGGCCGAGGCATAtagtgccaacactgcctggtcTGACAGATAGAAGGCAGGCACGTCGAAGTTCTCAAACATCACTTCTGCCATCTTCTCCCGGTTCTCCCTTGGGTTCAGGGAAGGCTCCGTCATGAGGACGGGCTGTTCACTGGGCTTCACACCCAGTTCCCATTCGAAGAGATGTCTCCAGAGCTTCTCCACATCATCCCAGCTCGTGACCAGGCCCCGCTCGATGGGGGAGTGCAGGCGCAGGGCCTCCTGTTTGTACAGGGCTTCCTCCCCAACAAAGTACTTCTTCTGATTGGCTCCTGTAGAAGGCATCTTGAATTTTGGGTACCCCACAACAGAGCTGGTGACATGACGAGGTCCAATCTCCCCAGACAGCCCTGCCTTACAGAGCCCAGATCCGTTGTCAAAAATCACAGCGGGAGAATCTAGAACTTGTGGGTTAAACATGTCTTCATCAACTCCTTCTGAGTGATACAGAAATGCAGGCAGATGAGCCTTCTTGGGCCAGCTCGTGTCACAATGGGTTTTCTGGAAGTTCACAGAATTCCAGGGTTGCTGGAGGTCTCCCAAGCACAGCTAGCAGACTGACCCCAGTGCCCGGGAACCCTCCATTCTGCTTGGTGGCCTGCTCTCCTCTCAGGTGGCCTTGACCTGCAAGGCCTTTTCAAGGGTGCTTGACCAATATGTAATAATCCAGATGAAGTAACAATTGTCTTCAGTGGGTATCAGAGTCTGTGGTGGGGCTCTGAACCCCTGTGTTCCCTGAAGGGGGAGATAAGCAGAAAAAGTCGTGGGTGATGTTGAAAGGTCTGGGGATCTCACATTAGAGGCCTCCTTTCGGAATAAGGCAGCCCGAGGGCACTGTCTTGTGGAGGATGACACTTCCCTTCCCAGGCTCAATGGGCAATGTCTAGCAGACCCTCAGAACATTCCTTTTTGAATATGCTCTCTTCCAGGAAGCCCTCAGGAATGTCTCCTCACTCTGTCTAATTGACTCTGGTTCTCTGTCCCCGTTCCAGTCCAGGGCAGGGTCCTTCATCTCTATCTGATCACCCTAAGATGCCCAAGAGCGATCTCTAGTTCATTTCATTATCAGCTCATACAAAGGTGGCCCCTCTGGAGTTTGGCACACCTCTGTGTCTAGACATACAGGACAGTAAAGGTATACTCATTGAAGGGTTCTCAGAAATAAGGACTGGGGCTTCAGAACAAGACTGGGAAGGTGGATGGGAGCCACTTGCTGTGGcctcagagacacacagacatgctgGCTCTGAGACCCTACTTGGCACTCAGCTTGGGAGAAAAATACAAGAGGTTTGAGCCTGGCACAGTTTCCCTGTTCCCTTATGATGGAGAGGGCCTTGGAAAGGTGGCTTCATCTTTCCAATTGTGTGCAAAGACACAGATAAGCCAGATTCCTCCTCCATCCAGAAAGTTCTGCCAAAGCCTCACCTCATGGTGCCACACCCTTCCTAGAGTCTCTATGCCCTACTGACCCTGCTGATCCATCATCAGGCATTACTAAGAAAAGCTGTCACAAGGCTGTGTTGTTCAGACACGTGATGTAGACATGATATTGACACAATGTGAAAGCTCACGAGGATGTGTATGTAGTAGATATGTGTCATGCATTGGCAATATGGATATGTAATTAAAGATAGGGCTTTCTCAGTACCACTGGATCTTGCCGGGGGTGTCGATGAAAATTTGGTGGTCACTAGAGGCTTTGCCTCAAAGGACCCCTAGAGGAAACCATCCAACACAGATAGAGGCTGaggtggggcagagagagaacttcaCTCTTCAGAAAGCCATGTTCACTGTGCCAGCTCTATTCTTACAACTCTCTCAGCCCTGTACCCACCAAGACCATGAAATGGGCCGGGCACATGCAAGCCCTCATAGTCACCCATAGTGGGCCAGGGGCCGAGGTCAGACATAAACATAGGTCCTATGGCCATTTATGCTCTGCAATGCTGAGGTCAGGCCCCTGATAGATGCCTAGTCCCCAGAGCAGGAGGCTCCCACAGAGGTTGCAAAGCCAGATCCTGAAGTCCTCAGACCAGGTCTCTGCCAGGGGTGGAGAACACCTTGGTGAAGATGCCTTGCATGCTTGTGGGTGCCATATTGCCCCAGGGAGATGATGTGCCTACTCAGCAATAGTATGTCCTGCTTATGCAAGGCCCCTTCTGTCCTGTGACCAGCAAGGCAACCTTGACCTTGGAAAGGCCCCCAGTGGCCATGACTATTGAACTGATTATGTCCTCTACCTAAACCCAACTCTGTATAATCCGATCATTTGCTCTTGTTGTTGGATTGCTAAAACTTCAAGTCCCACATTTTGAGAACTATATTCCTATCTGGCTGCAGTGGGGGTGGGTGGTAGAATAATGTGACTTGGGGTTCCATCTTGCTTGCATCACAAAAGCCCCACGTGTTCATCTCTTAGGCATTGCCATGTCTTTCCAACTAAACCAGATGAGTGATAAAGCTTTCTTGATCAGAACATGGTCTGTGGTGGGAGAGGAGGAAACAGTGCTTGGGGCAGAGGGCTCTTGGGGCAGTGATGTGGGTGTGTCTCAGTGGCCACGGGCTAACTGAGGTTTTGGCATTCCTGGGAGGCACAGGAGAGTGAGTTCTGACTACTTCCTTTCATGGGGTGTCATGGCGTGCTGAGGCTCCTTGGCACCCTGCTAAGATAACAGCACATGATAGCAGTGTCCCAGGGGCCAGCCAATTCTTATACAAGTACAGACAGGCAGCCTAGCCTTGTGCCCTCCCCTGATGTGGCTTCCTCCTCAGTCTCCAAGTTAGGTTCCCAGCTCTCTCAGTTCCTCATCCTCtgaactgctgtgtgtgtgtgtgtgtgtgtgtgtgtgtgtgtgtgtgtgtgtacacgtatgtgCATGcgctcacatgtatgcacatgtgtaagtAGTGTATGGGtacaagtgtatgtgtgcatgcatgtatggatgggtacatgtggaggccagaggacaacctcagcgtGTCTCAGGGTGTTGTTCTTGAGCGTTACCACCTTGTCAACTGAACTATCATCTAAGACCCTCTAGGTCAATCTCTGTCCTTCAAtcccctgcttttgagaaagccaATCTGTAGCCTGGGGTAAACAGCTGTGAATAGAATGTCCAGGAAGAAGCCTCGGGATAGCCATCTGAGTATGTCCAGCCCCTTTTCTTAAATATCTTGCTGCTGAGCCTAGGAGAGATGCCACCCTTGGTATGATGCTAGCTCCTCTCTGTCTCAGGACAGCTGTGGCTGCCAGGGTTCCACACACCCAGCTGAGTGGTCCCAGGAACAGCATTACTTGTTTACGTGGGATGGTGCCTTTTGGCCAGGAGTAGACCTTTGTCAGGCACCAGATGGGattcctggatgctgggaactggctGGCTGATCATCTCATTTGGGTCTTATGTTGGAGTCCAAAGAGAGCAAGGCTCAGCCCAGAGCACAGCACAGGCTCAGCAAACACTCTATCCTGACACCAGTGTCTAACTGAGTGAGAGACAAAGAATTGGGGGATGGGGATCCTGAAGACCCTGCCATGGAGGAGCCAAGGGCATCCCTTCGAGTAACATCACATGgccattgaaaataaaaatgggtGGGTTTATGAGCCATAGCCTATGAACGTGATGTTAGGCTGGTTTGGAGCTGCCCCAGGGCAAAAATTCCACGTGCTTCTCAGGTGGTGGGAACCTCCTCAGCCCTCTTTAGAATAGAATCCTTGATGTGAGTAGTGGCACTCCATCTCAGAAACACTCTGACCCTGAGTCCCAGGGTCGGTATGTGTTGGAAGGACCGTGTGCCACTTAGTGTGGCCAAGACCCTCCAGTCTTCCTATCACTGCAAGTATGTGTTATCAGTAAGAAAAAAACATGTGGTCGCTGGCTAGCAGTGCTGTTTCAGGGGGCCGCTACAGTAAGGGTGTGTTTGCCATTAACACGGAATCTCTCCACTCCCGGCTCCAATTAGAAGCTGCCTGAGTCTGCTGCCCCTACCCTAAGCCAGCCAAGCCTCATAAATCGCTTGAACAAGTTTATGGACAAACTGGCTGTAATGCCATCCCCCTCACCAGTGCTCACCCTGGAGGGCCACTGTTCCCTTTCCACCCAGCAAACATGCCCTTGTTTCTGTTCTACTGTGTGTAGTGATGGCAGTcttctcctgcttccatttgaCCCTACTTCCCATTTGAAGGTCATGGTGGGAGGTGGGCAGGTCCTGGGATACCTGAGAAGGTGCTAGACATTCATATGAGAGTGGATAGCGACATAACTTCCAAGTACCCCTGCTTTCCCACTAGTCTGTCTTGAAGTGCCTGGGTCCCCTGAGCCCTGAGACAGGCCTACCTATCtgtctcatcatcatcatcatcatcatcatcatatcatcaaatcatcatcatcaccatcatcatcatctgtggTTCAATCTATCTCTAGTGCCCAGAGCCTCAGCCAATTAATGACCAGCAGACTGAGCTCATTAGTACCTACCTAACATCTGGTGGCCAGATCCTCTTGCAGAGGGATTGGTCCACATGTCCACGGCCTAGAGGAGCAGGGTGACCCTTCAGATGGCAGGATGCACACTGTCATTGTAAGACCGTGCCACAGAAAGCTACTTTCCCACTTCATGCTCTGAGTTCTCCCAAATGGTCCCAGGCCCAAAGCATGTTCCCTGGCAACTAAGCCCTTCTGAGTCTCAGAGATGCAACTGGCAGCATCTATGTACTTACCAACCTACTCACCCATCTGCCCATCTTCCTGTCTACCCACCAACCCTTCCATCCACCCTCCCACTCacctacccatctatccatccatccatcatttacccatccatccataTCTATCCTTTCATACACCTACTTACCTACCCATATACCCATCATCTGCTCATCCATCCCTCCATTAATTcatccttccatccattcatttactATCTatcccacccactcatccatccacctactcacccacctacccatccatccatccgtacATCTACGACTCATCTTCTCACTCATCTACCCACTTATTCATTCAAATATCCATCTTTCTACCAACTCAGACATATCACAcacctctccttcttctcccttcttccttcactcttcctgtatttcccttcttcctcctcccctccccctccttcctcccttttcttttggttcttctttatctcctttcttctttatttccttccattCCTCTTTCTGTTGACCCATCCATTCCTCTTTCTGTTGACCCATCCATTCCTCTTTCTGTTGACTCATCCATTCATCTTTCCGTCAACCCATCCATACATCTTTCCGCGCActcattccttcttctttcccCAATAACTGAAGTCAGAATCCCCTCTTGACtccatctccctctttctttcttcaagcTTCAGCTCAAAGTCAGAGTCTGTGGGGTCCCCCCTCAATGCCTGCTCAGCATCAATAACCCTCCACACTTCAATGTCCCTCCCACCCCTTGGGGTCAAAGAAGATACCCAGACCACACCTCCTCATGGAACTAGATGAGTAGGTCTCACCAcctgcagccagccagcctgtcCTCTCTGCCACATGGACCAGGAAGAGAGGACTTCATACAGGCTTGACCCTCATTAGAGCCAAAGAAGAGCCTTTACTGCAGTTGTCCACAGTTCCTTTGGGGCTCTATGAAAGCTCCTTTGGGTAGACCAAGGAAAGCAGGCCTTTCCCAGTTCTTGGAAAAgcagtctgaggccagctggcCCTTCCTGACTATATGTCACTCACCCTCATGTAACCCAATCCTATGTATAAAGTTTGGCCCCTGTAGCATCCACCTTTTTGGCGTCACTTCTCTGGAGTCCTTAAGGCTGTCCATCT containing:
- the Actrt2 gene encoding actin-related protein T2 translates to MFNPQVLDSPAVIFDNGSGLCKAGLSGEIGPRHVTSSVVGYPKFKMPSTGANQKKYFVGEEALYKQEALRLHSPIERGLVTSWDDVEKLWRHLFEWELGVKPSEQPVLMTEPSLNPRENREKMAEVMFENFDVPAFYLSDQAVLALYASACVTGLVVDSGDGVTCTVPIFEGYSLPHAVSKLYVAGKDITELLTQLLLTSGRAFPCPLDRTLVDDIKEKLCYVALEPEEELSRRAEDVLREYKLPDGNVIYIGDQLYQAPEVLFSPDQLGTHGPGLAQMASNSIAKCDADIQKTLFGEIVLSGGTTLFQGLDDRLLRELEQLASKGVPIKITAPPDRWFSTWIGASIVTSLSSFKQMWITAVDFKEFGPSVVQRRCF